A region of Vibrio tubiashii ATCC 19109 DNA encodes the following proteins:
- a CDS encoding OsmC family protein produces MQAEVKWIEEFKFLGQSQSGHSIVMDGNGGATAPSPMEMVLMAAGGCSSVDVVDGLKEAGQVVTACNAKLTTERRETAPRIFTQVNIHFEVSGENLSPEVVAKVAADSLEKYCSVCLMLGKGIEMTHSWEII; encoded by the coding sequence ATGCAAGCGGAAGTAAAGTGGATTGAAGAATTCAAGTTTCTAGGACAATCGCAATCAGGGCATTCTATCGTGATGGATGGCAATGGCGGTGCTACTGCTCCTAGCCCGATGGAAATGGTTTTGATGGCAGCGGGTGGCTGTAGTTCAGTTGATGTTGTCGATGGCCTAAAAGAAGCGGGTCAAGTAGTGACTGCCTGTAACGCAAAACTGACCACAGAGCGCCGTGAAACAGCACCGCGAATCTTCACACAAGTGAATATTCATTTTGAAGTGTCGGGCGAAAACCTTTCTCCAGAAGTGGTGGCAAAGGTTGCTGCTGACTCTTTAGAGAAATATTGCTCTGTGTGTCTAATGCTAGGTAAAGGCATTGAAATGACGCACAGTTGGGAAATTATCTAA
- a CDS encoding Gfo/Idh/MocA family protein, whose protein sequence is MIRLAIIGTNWITDQFVEAALKTGQYQLSAVYSRSLESAERFAEKYASPALFDDLDLLAASPLFDAVYIASPNILHGPQAIQMMKAGKHVIVEKPMASNLALAKQMFKVAEENNVLLFEAFMSAHIPNFKRLKDELSSIGQIRKGFITYCQFSSRYPKYLAGENPNTFNPEFANGSIMDIGFYCLSSAVELFGEPKSVKAAAQLLDSGVDGSGSVVLEYDGFEVVLQHSKTSDSYLPSEIQGEEGVLLMEMISTAKKLTKFTRGSDIGIDLSVKQELNPMYYEALEFASQFKQQSTNSSCTQRSLIVAKLLEEIRRQTGVVFPTDKKNFAKKK, encoded by the coding sequence ATGATAAGACTGGCTATCATTGGTACCAACTGGATTACCGACCAATTTGTTGAGGCTGCTTTAAAAACAGGTCAATACCAACTAAGCGCGGTGTATTCGCGTTCGTTAGAGAGTGCAGAGCGATTTGCAGAAAAGTACGCTTCGCCTGCTTTGTTTGATGATTTAGATCTATTGGCCGCATCGCCTCTATTTGATGCGGTTTATATTGCGAGCCCTAATATCTTACATGGGCCGCAAGCCATACAAATGATGAAAGCGGGAAAACATGTGATTGTCGAAAAACCAATGGCATCGAATCTCGCTTTGGCTAAGCAGATGTTTAAAGTGGCTGAAGAGAACAATGTGTTGTTATTCGAAGCCTTTATGTCAGCGCATATCCCTAACTTCAAACGCTTGAAGGATGAGCTGTCTTCGATTGGTCAGATCCGCAAAGGTTTTATCACTTACTGCCAATTCTCGTCGCGCTATCCAAAGTACTTGGCGGGAGAAAATCCAAATACGTTTAATCCAGAATTTGCCAATGGATCAATTATGGATATTGGCTTTTACTGTTTAAGTTCTGCGGTTGAGCTGTTTGGCGAGCCGAAATCCGTTAAAGCTGCCGCTCAGCTTCTTGATTCTGGTGTTGATGGCAGTGGCAGCGTTGTTCTCGAATACGATGGGTTTGAAGTGGTTCTTCAGCACTCGAAAACGAGTGACTCTTATTTGCCAAGTGAGATTCAAGGTGAAGAAGGGGTATTGTTGATGGAAATGATATCAACCGCGAAGAAGCTGACTAAGTTTACCCGTGGTAGTGACATTGGTATTGATCTTAGCGTTAAACAAGAGCTTAACCCAATGTATTACGAAGCACTTGAATTTGCTTCCCAATTCAAGCAACAATCAACGAATTCAAGCTGCACTCAACGTTCGTTAATTGTAGCCAAACTGCTCGAAGAAATTCGTCGCCAAACAGGCGTGGTATTTCCGACAGACAAGAAGAACTTTGCGAAAAAGAAATAG
- a CDS encoding LysE family translocator, giving the protein MTFTVWLSLFTICILGAMSPGPSLAMVAKHSLAGGRLNGLAAAWAHAIGIGIYAFITLIGLAVVLQQSPLLFKTISYAGAAYLAYLGYNALRSKGGVAARLESGEQTSIWQSAKEGFLISLLSPKIALFFIALFSQFVAVGDSVAAKGLIVLTPLVVDGLWYTLITFLLSSPRLIDKIRSKALLIDRLSGAVLILLAVRVILTV; this is encoded by the coding sequence ATGACGTTCACGGTATGGTTGTCTCTATTCACTATTTGTATTCTCGGAGCCATGTCTCCTGGGCCGAGCCTTGCGATGGTTGCAAAACATAGCCTCGCCGGAGGGCGACTAAATGGTTTAGCCGCGGCTTGGGCACATGCAATCGGTATTGGTATTTATGCGTTTATCACCTTAATTGGTTTGGCGGTGGTGCTGCAGCAATCTCCTTTGCTGTTTAAAACCATTAGCTATGCCGGTGCCGCTTATTTGGCTTATCTTGGTTACAATGCTTTGCGCTCGAAAGGCGGTGTAGCAGCAAGGCTTGAATCCGGTGAGCAGACGAGTATCTGGCAGTCTGCCAAAGAAGGTTTTTTAATTTCTTTGCTTAGCCCAAAGATCGCACTTTTCTTTATCGCCTTGTTTAGTCAGTTTGTCGCTGTGGGTGATAGCGTTGCTGCTAAAGGCTTGATTGTCTTGACTCCGCTAGTCGTAGATGGTTTATGGTACACCCTGATTACATTTTTGCTTTCCAGTCCGCGATTAATTGATAAAATCCGCTCAAAAGCTTTGCTAATAGACCGACTGTCAGGTGCTGTTTTAATTTTGCTTGCTGTGCGCGTTATTCTGACGGTTTAA